In bacterium, one DNA window encodes the following:
- a CDS encoding DUF5676 family membrane protein gives MGIWSAITFVICVLYGVVRPETLSAHQFLEQLFPGFTWLTWRGLLIGVGESILYGLYTGAVFSVVYNWLSHRLETVK, from the coding sequence TTGGGCATCTGGAGCGCAATTACGTTTGTCATCTGCGTGCTGTATGGTGTGGTGAGGCCGGAGACCCTTTCGGCGCACCAGTTTCTCGAGCAGCTGTTCCCGGGGTTCACATGGTTGACTTGGCGGGGGCTCTTGATCGGGGTAGGGGAGAGCATCCTGTATGGTCTCTACACCGGGGCGGTCTTCTCAGTGGTCTATAACTGGCTGAGCCATCGCCTGGAGACAGTGAAATAG
- a CDS encoding DUF6544 family protein codes for MTRKPSIDGLWKSVRSGQRAFRSGQLSGLTEAARRYLEHAIAPGALLASAVRLRMHGEIKLGRWHPFTAEQVIHWGHGMIWSATVRMNGMPIRGFDRLVDGEGAMRWKLFGIVPIMTASGPDITRSAAGRVMAESVWLPSVLCGDDASWTAQDSLHPHARLTVQGETGELAFTIDDTGALKTLHLPRWGNPGGAAFHYVDFGGVAEEEGRFDGYTIPTRLRVGWYVGTDRVEPDGEFFRVTIDDAAYR; via the coding sequence ATGACTAGAAAGCCTTCCATCGACGGACTGTGGAAGTCAGTACGATCCGGCCAGCGTGCCTTTCGGTCCGGTCAGCTCTCGGGGCTTACCGAAGCAGCGCGGCGTTATCTTGAGCACGCGATTGCCCCCGGAGCACTGCTTGCGTCGGCGGTTCGCTTGCGGATGCACGGTGAAATCAAACTTGGGCGGTGGCATCCCTTTACGGCAGAGCAGGTCATCCATTGGGGCCATGGCATGATCTGGAGCGCCACGGTACGAATGAACGGCATGCCCATTCGCGGATTCGATCGCCTCGTGGACGGCGAAGGCGCCATGCGGTGGAAGCTCTTCGGGATTGTTCCCATTATGACGGCGTCCGGCCCCGATATTACTCGATCCGCAGCCGGTCGCGTCATGGCAGAGTCAGTTTGGTTGCCCTCTGTGCTCTGCGGTGATGACGCATCGTGGACGGCACAGGATTCCTTGCACCCGCACGCCCGGCTGACGGTGCAGGGCGAAACCGGGGAGCTCGCGTTCACGATCGACGATACGGGCGCGCTCAAAACCCTCCATCTGCCACGCTGGGGCAACCCTGGGGGAGCAGCATTCCACTATGTGGATTTCGGTGGTGTGGCGGAGGAAGAGGGGAGATTCGACGGCTACACTATTCCGACTCGGCTACGGGTCGGATGGTATGTCGGGACAGACCGGGTTGAGCCGGACGGCGAGTTTTTCAGAGTGACGATCGATGACGCTGCGTACCGGTAA
- a CDS encoding copper-translocating P-type ATPase: MTDPRMARFMEADMQGRFLWSLVLTIPAVLYSPLGQNLLRLRLPEPIPINWILFVLTTPVVFWTGSIFITGAYQSLRQRALNMSVLIAVGVLAAYLFSVIITVLNAGETFYEAAAMLVTFVLFGHWMEMRSRRGTSDALQALFNLVPPKARVVRHGQVVEIPTSDIQKDDVVELRPGDRVPVDGVVAEGETAIDESLVTGESIPLMKRPGDQVIGGSINQSGSVRFKATKVGEETALAQIVKLVEEAQSSKAPGQRIADRWAQYLVILAVGAGIVTFGVWFGVMRESLLVALTFAISAVVIACPDALGLATPTAVAVGTGIGARHNILIKNAATLEQVSRITAVVMDKTGTLTEGRPRLTDIVGVNGLQPDEVLRFAAAAEAHSGHPLSKAVLEEAERRKLSVDGEVTGFENLAGHGVRATVSGREVMVGTAKLMRDHGIDLAPVQAHLDRLLAGGKTIMLVTVDGRIAGVAAAADPVRETSRRAVEGLRQLGIEVAMITGDNRQTAQAVAGQLSIQRVFAEVLPEQKANYVKQLQQEGKFVAMVGDGVNDAPALAQADIGIAIGAGTDVAIETAEVVLMRSDPADVLRAIYLSRATVTKMRQNLFWASCYNVLAIPVAAGILYPRFGIMLRPEWSALLMSASSIIVATNAVLLKSAERHLTKM; encoded by the coding sequence ATGACAGACCCTCGTATGGCTCGGTTCATGGAAGCGGACATGCAAGGGCGGTTTCTGTGGTCGCTGGTGCTGACCATTCCAGCGGTGCTCTACTCTCCCCTCGGCCAGAACCTGCTTCGGCTGCGGCTGCCGGAACCGATCCCCATCAATTGGATCTTGTTCGTATTGACCACCCCGGTCGTCTTCTGGACCGGCTCGATCTTCATCACTGGCGCCTACCAATCACTGCGTCAGCGCGCCCTCAACATGTCGGTGCTGATCGCCGTGGGAGTGCTGGCGGCTTATCTCTTCAGCGTGATCATCACCGTATTGAACGCCGGAGAGACCTTCTATGAAGCGGCCGCGATGCTGGTCACCTTTGTGCTCTTCGGCCACTGGATGGAGATGCGGTCCCGGCGAGGCACCTCAGACGCCCTGCAGGCTCTCTTCAACCTGGTGCCGCCGAAGGCCCGGGTGGTGCGCCACGGTCAGGTCGTGGAGATCCCGACCAGCGACATCCAGAAGGACGATGTCGTGGAGCTACGACCCGGCGACCGCGTGCCGGTCGATGGCGTGGTCGCCGAAGGCGAAACTGCGATCGACGAGTCCCTGGTGACCGGGGAGTCCATTCCCCTCATGAAGCGGCCGGGCGACCAGGTGATCGGGGGAAGCATCAACCAGTCGGGATCGGTTCGGTTCAAGGCGACCAAAGTGGGGGAGGAGACCGCACTCGCGCAGATCGTGAAGCTTGTCGAGGAGGCCCAGTCCTCCAAGGCCCCGGGCCAGCGTATCGCCGATCGGTGGGCCCAGTACCTGGTGATTCTGGCGGTCGGTGCCGGCATCGTCACCTTTGGTGTTTGGTTCGGGGTGATGCGGGAGTCGCTGCTCGTCGCACTCACCTTCGCGATCTCCGCCGTCGTGATCGCCTGCCCCGATGCGCTCGGCCTGGCGACTCCGACCGCCGTAGCCGTGGGCACGGGCATCGGCGCGCGCCACAACATCCTGATCAAGAACGCGGCGACGCTCGAGCAGGTCTCGCGCATTACCGCGGTGGTCATGGACAAGACTGGAACGCTGACCGAGGGACGCCCGCGACTCACCGACATCGTGGGGGTCAATGGCCTTCAGCCGGACGAGGTGCTCCGCTTCGCGGCCGCCGCCGAGGCACACTCGGGCCATCCGCTCAGCAAGGCGGTGCTCGAGGAGGCCGAGCGGCGAAAGCTCTCCGTCGACGGGGAGGTCACCGGATTCGAGAACCTCGCCGGTCACGGCGTCCGGGCGACGGTGTCCGGGCGGGAAGTCATGGTGGGGACCGCCAAGCTGATGCGGGACCATGGCATCGATCTGGCCCCCGTGCAGGCACACCTGGACCGGCTGCTCGCAGGCGGGAAGACAATCATGCTCGTGACCGTGGACGGCCGGATTGCCGGGGTAGCCGCCGCCGCGGACCCGGTCCGGGAGACGTCACGTCGCGCGGTGGAGGGCCTCCGCCAGCTCGGGATCGAGGTCGCGATGATCACCGGCGACAATCGTCAGACGGCGCAGGCGGTGGCGGGGCAACTAAGCATCCAGCGGGTCTTCGCCGAGGTGCTGCCCGAGCAGAAGGCCAACTATGTAAAGCAGCTTCAGCAGGAGGGCAAGTTTGTGGCCATGGTCGGAGACGGCGTGAACGACGCGCCGGCGCTGGCCCAGGCGGACATCGGCATCGCCATCGGCGCCGGCACTGATGTGGCGATCGAGACCGCAGAAGTGGTGCTGATGCGGTCCGACCCGGCGGACGTCCTCCGGGCCATCTATCTCTCCCGGGCGACGGTGACGAAGATGCGGCAGAATCTCTTCTGGGCGTCGTGCTACAATGTCCTCGCCATTCCAGTCGCGGCGGGGATCCTGTATCCGCGATTCGGCATCATGCTGCGCCCGGAGTGGTCGGCGCTCCTGATGTCGGCATCCTCGATTATCGTCGCGACCAACGCTGTGCTTCTGAAGAGCGCTGAGCGACACCTGACGAAGATGTGA
- a CDS encoding Hsp20/alpha crystallin family protein, giving the protein MVEQLLPINIYRSNTRLMVATRAPGLEPENIRIELQGLRLSVTGALRGLGQAKKPGYVQREWSVGPYQRTVDLPSPVDSTRANASYDNGVLVLIFPLSSQPISGTMALVKVGTAKGQRIRHVGRDLRPK; this is encoded by the coding sequence ATGGTGGAACAATTGCTTCCCATCAACATCTATCGAAGCAACACGAGGTTGATGGTTGCGACGCGAGCACCAGGACTGGAACCTGAAAACATTCGTATCGAATTGCAAGGACTGCGGCTCTCGGTCACAGGAGCCCTGAGAGGTCTGGGGCAGGCGAAGAAGCCGGGATACGTGCAACGAGAATGGTCGGTTGGTCCGTACCAGCGAACGGTGGACCTCCCTTCACCTGTGGATTCGACGAGAGCCAATGCCAGTTACGACAATGGGGTGTTGGTGCTGATCTTTCCGCTCTCGTCACAGCCGATCTCGGGGACCATGGCGCTGGTGAAAGTGGGTACGGCGAAGGGACAGCGTATCCGCCATGTCGGGAGGGACCTGCGGCCAAAATGA
- a CDS encoding SHOCT domain-containing protein produces MMWPHGYGSDWGWMVGGWIMMVVFWGLVIVGIVALVRGLSDRGPSNQTRHPEHLIEILRRRYAAGELTKEQFEEMKRNVA; encoded by the coding sequence ATGATGTGGCCACACGGATACGGTAGCGATTGGGGGTGGATGGTTGGAGGGTGGATCATGATGGTGGTGTTCTGGGGACTGGTCATCGTCGGCATCGTGGCCCTAGTTCGCGGTTTGAGTGATCGGGGTCCGTCTAATCAAACACGCCATCCCGAACACCTCATTGAGATTCTCCGGCGCCGCTATGCGGCGGGGGAACTGACGAAAGAGCAGTTCGAGGAGATGAAACGAAACGTGGCGTAA
- a CDS encoding Uma2 family endonuclease, whose protein sequence is MAIILTPVRPVTDEELLELSRRNPGYQFERSAKGELVVTPTGSEAGRLEQELSLQLGVWTKRDGRGIAFSPSTGFRLPDGSLLSPDASWMQRDRWEALTAEERQGFAPLCPDAVFEIRSESDRLGELQAKMAAYLRNGARLAVLIDPQGRTVEMYRPGEQARAFRDARTVTFEPELPGFALDLGAIYP, encoded by the coding sequence GTGGCGATCATCCTGACCCCCGTGCGTCCGGTGACGGATGAGGAACTGCTCGAGCTCTCCCGGCGGAACCCCGGGTATCAGTTCGAACGCAGCGCGAAAGGGGAACTGGTCGTGACGCCCACGGGGAGCGAGGCGGGGCGGTTGGAGCAGGAACTGTCTCTCCAGCTGGGTGTCTGGACGAAGCGAGACGGGCGCGGGATCGCGTTCAGTCCGTCGACGGGATTCCGGCTCCCGGATGGCTCTCTTCTGTCGCCCGATGCTTCATGGATGCAACGCGACCGGTGGGAAGCGCTCACGGCCGAAGAGCGCCAGGGGTTCGCGCCGCTGTGCCCGGACGCCGTCTTCGAGATCCGGTCGGAGAGCGATCGGCTGGGCGAACTGCAGGCCAAGATGGCCGCTTACCTCAGGAACGGTGCGCGCTTGGCGGTGCTCATCGACCCTCAGGGCCGGACCGTCGAAATGTACCGCCCCGGCGAGCAGGCCCGAGCGTTCCGCGATGCGAGGACGGTGACGTTCGAGCCCGAGCTACCAGGGTTCGCGTTGGATCTCGGGGCCATCTACCCGTAG
- a CDS encoding copper resistance protein CopC translates to MFVFGRCWRPARYVAVTALALLLCAFSRNVVAHALLQRSVPENGVALERVPDVIILIFTEPPEPALSVIHVLDSTGRSVEDRGAQPVRGQPLELRLPLLGLPQGVYTVSWRTVSRVDGHVAGGAFSFGVGVAPSSSSLPQALNPPPSPLYVVSRLLLYVGLSGLLATAVTGAATRAAPIGLRAHAWTLWAAAAVGLVLLSIAQARDAGAGIDRLLRTPLGHALWWRAVPLAAAGLAIVMGQRSRSFRWNAPVALGVSVAAAMLAQVIAGHAGAGAGLRRFWNILEQWAHFAGVGGWVGALGAMLLTARTASGKHSATIVHRLSMGAAAALGTVGVTGALRAVDEVGTWPALLSTTFGKLVLLKAGLFAVLALLGAFSRRRTLIGAWRDVRALYLLVGTEIGVVVGALAVTAFLTGLALPSATREAIMPAPAVSAAGSDYATSVRVRLTVTPGLPGINRFTAAVTDYDTQRPVAADRVTLRFIKPDRVDIGPSSLPLSREADGLYQGKGSNLSLEGRWSVVVLVERQSQSVEVPLELAARRAPQTVRTIHAPGKPPVYNIDLSGGRTLGLYLDPGKAGFNTVHGTFVDAQGHELILARAPEITAGRVGQPSKALPALQEGPGHFSSGAEFGPGEWQLEIAATTRTGETFHARLTIRL, encoded by the coding sequence GTGTTCGTTTTTGGGCGGTGCTGGCGGCCGGCACGATACGTCGCGGTCACCGCGCTGGCCCTTCTCCTCTGCGCATTCTCTAGGAACGTCGTAGCTCACGCGCTGCTCCAGCGCTCCGTCCCGGAAAATGGCGTGGCGCTTGAGCGCGTCCCCGATGTCATCATCCTCATCTTCACTGAGCCACCCGAACCGGCACTGTCCGTCATCCATGTGCTCGACAGTACCGGGCGTTCGGTGGAGGATCGCGGCGCCCAACCTGTGCGCGGCCAGCCACTCGAGCTGCGCCTGCCCCTCCTGGGCCTCCCTCAGGGCGTCTACACCGTCAGCTGGCGCACCGTCTCACGCGTCGATGGCCATGTCGCCGGAGGCGCGTTCAGCTTCGGAGTGGGCGTTGCCCCTTCCAGCTCTTCACTGCCGCAGGCGCTGAATCCGCCGCCATCGCCGCTGTATGTTGTCAGCCGTTTGTTGCTGTACGTGGGCCTTAGCGGCCTCCTGGCGACCGCGGTCACTGGCGCGGCGACACGGGCGGCGCCCATAGGGCTTCGGGCGCATGCATGGACGCTCTGGGCCGCCGCCGCGGTCGGTCTGGTTCTCTTAAGCATCGCACAGGCTCGGGATGCCGGAGCGGGGATCGACCGCCTGTTGCGGACGCCCCTGGGCCACGCGCTATGGTGGAGGGCCGTCCCCCTAGCGGCAGCAGGGCTTGCCATCGTCATGGGGCAAAGGAGCAGGAGCTTCCGGTGGAACGCTCCGGTGGCGCTTGGAGTGTCAGTAGCAGCCGCGATGCTGGCGCAGGTCATTGCGGGGCACGCCGGCGCCGGTGCCGGCCTGCGGCGCTTCTGGAACATCCTCGAACAATGGGCGCATTTTGCCGGTGTTGGCGGCTGGGTAGGAGCCTTGGGAGCCATGTTGCTCACTGCCCGGACAGCCTCTGGCAAGCACAGTGCCACCATTGTCCATCGGCTCTCGATGGGGGCGGCAGCCGCCCTCGGCACGGTCGGCGTCACGGGCGCGCTCCGTGCGGTTGACGAGGTGGGGACCTGGCCGGCGTTACTGTCGACAACGTTCGGTAAACTTGTGTTGCTGAAGGCTGGTCTTTTCGCCGTCCTCGCGCTGCTCGGAGCATTCAGCCGGCGCCGGACTCTGATCGGCGCGTGGAGGGACGTTCGTGCCCTCTACCTTCTGGTCGGGACCGAGATCGGGGTTGTCGTCGGCGCGCTCGCTGTGACGGCTTTCCTGACGGGCTTGGCCCTTCCAAGCGCAACGCGGGAGGCAATCATGCCTGCACCGGCAGTCTCCGCGGCGGGCAGTGACTATGCCACCTCGGTGCGCGTCCGTCTGACGGTCACGCCCGGGCTCCCGGGGATCAACCGATTCACCGCCGCGGTCACGGACTACGATACTCAACGGCCGGTGGCCGCCGACCGCGTCACCCTTCGGTTCATAAAGCCCGACCGTGTAGATATTGGACCGTCAAGCTTGCCCCTGTCACGCGAGGCGGACGGCCTCTATCAAGGGAAGGGGTCCAACCTCTCGCTCGAAGGCCGCTGGTCAGTCGTTGTCCTTGTCGAGCGCCAGAGCCAATCAGTAGAGGTCCCCCTCGAGCTAGCTGCTCGGCGTGCGCCCCAAACCGTGCGGACCATTCACGCTCCCGGCAAGCCCCCTGTGTACAACATCGACCTCTCGGGCGGCCGGACGCTCGGCCTCTATCTCGATCCGGGCAAGGCAGGGTTCAATACGGTGCACGGGACCTTCGTTGATGCTCAGGGGCACGAACTGATCCTTGCGCGTGCTCCCGAGATCACTGCCGGTCGCGTTGGTCAGCCATCCAAGGCCCTCCCCGCGCTCCAAGAGGGGCCGGGCCACTTCTCCTCAGGAGCCGAGTTCGGGCCTGGAGAGTGGCAACTGGAGATCGCTGCAACAACGCGAACGGGCGAGACGTTTCACGCCCGCCTGACGATCCGACTCTAA
- a CDS encoding HAD-IA family hydrolase has translation MSAEGGLVSRAADLWLALERRALIPRDDTIETLSRVRDAGLKIGLISDCSHPLPEVWPDTPFARLIDVPVFSCEIGVRKPDPRIYHLACKRLGIPPEHCLYVGDGGSHELTGASRAGMRAVLLRAREEERHQPVRYNADVWHGPSVSTLSEIIRLL, from the coding sequence GTGAGCGCCGAGGGAGGGCTCGTCTCCAGAGCGGCCGACCTCTGGCTCGCGCTCGAGCGTCGCGCCCTCATTCCGCGCGATGACACCATCGAGACGTTGTCCCGAGTCAGGGATGCGGGTCTGAAGATCGGGTTGATCAGCGATTGTTCTCACCCGCTGCCGGAGGTGTGGCCGGACACCCCATTCGCCCGCCTCATCGATGTGCCGGTCTTTTCTTGCGAGATCGGCGTGCGAAAGCCAGACCCGCGCATCTATCACCTGGCGTGCAAGCGGTTGGGCATCCCGCCGGAACATTGTCTCTACGTTGGCGACGGGGGGAGTCACGAACTCACGGGAGCCTCCAGAGCCGGCATGCGCGCGGTTCTCCTGCGTGCTCGTGAAGAAGAGCGACATCAGCCGGTGCGGTACAATGCGGACGTGTGGCATGGACCATCGGTGTCGACCCTGAGTGAGATCATTCGCCTCTTGTAG
- a CDS encoding haloacid dehalogenase-like hydrolase produces the protein MFDLDGTLLRGPTVCELLAGPLGRADEMRAFESLHAEQDIAQARVEMARWYDGISRGCLLMSLDAAKWAPGALEGVARLREAGMEVAIASITWSFGVDCFAARLGVSRTLGTGLREDGTIDHIWPRHKAAWVRTLSSELAVPDELTAAVGDSSRDVDMLRAAALRFFVGLHPPAGLECIHIPDGDILKVAQHILAQWATS, from the coding sequence GTGTTCGATCTCGACGGCACACTCCTGCGCGGACCAACCGTCTGCGAGTTGCTCGCCGGCCCTCTCGGACGCGCCGACGAGATGCGGGCATTCGAATCGTTACACGCAGAGCAGGATATTGCACAGGCACGCGTTGAGATGGCGCGTTGGTATGATGGGATCTCGCGCGGATGCCTGTTGATGTCTTTGGACGCGGCAAAGTGGGCTCCTGGGGCACTCGAGGGAGTCGCGCGCTTGCGAGAGGCAGGGATGGAGGTGGCCATTGCATCGATCACATGGAGCTTCGGGGTCGACTGTTTCGCGGCGCGGCTCGGGGTGTCTCGGACCCTCGGTACTGGACTCCGAGAAGATGGAACAATCGACCATATTTGGCCCCGGCATAAAGCTGCGTGGGTACGAACACTTTCATCGGAACTCGCCGTGCCTGACGAGCTGACAGCTGCTGTCGGCGACTCATCCCGAGATGTGGACATGCTGCGCGCGGCTGCGCTGCGATTCTTCGTGGGGCTCCACCCGCCTGCAGGATTGGAATGCATTCACATCCCTGATGGCGACATCCTGAAAGTGGCCCAGCACATCCTTGCCCAGTGGGCAACATCATGA
- a CDS encoding glycerophosphodiester phosphodiesterase family protein, producing MSPMPRGHLIYKGRKVLLKYHRLLSGAHPHPPNSLAALRRVIDDGAEVVEFDVGLTRDEKFVLIHDSTLERETSGKGPLHQVTEAQFKSLRLRDSDEPTATLTEVIGVLSEVDRRLKVQVDLKELEPISHEVASLLLRAMAPMRENPHISVVVGCMGDWNLRLLRRLDSALAVGLDFSYYLDAPVDGLVRLPHRINAYGYMDDHPLGYRRLLSPREYLEDRMDVLVDLVPGASEFYVRKEFLLQALADGVNPIRFIHERKPGALVDVWTLYVHEPDVERVLFTALEAGTDQISSPASAQLAQVYEQAAR from the coding sequence ATGAGCCCCATGCCGCGGGGCCATCTCATCTACAAAGGCCGGAAGGTCCTCCTCAAGTACCACCGGCTCTTGAGCGGGGCCCACCCTCATCCCCCAAACTCGCTGGCGGCCCTCCGCCGCGTGATCGACGACGGCGCCGAGGTCGTGGAGTTCGACGTCGGGCTCACCAGGGACGAGAAATTCGTGTTGATCCACGACTCGACGCTCGAACGCGAGACGAGCGGCAAGGGTCCATTGCACCAGGTGACGGAGGCGCAGTTCAAGAGCCTGCGCCTGCGGGACAGCGATGAGCCGACGGCCACGCTCACCGAAGTGATCGGTGTGCTGAGCGAGGTCGATCGCCGATTGAAGGTGCAGGTGGATCTGAAGGAACTCGAGCCGATCTCGCACGAGGTCGCGAGTCTGCTGCTGCGGGCGATGGCGCCAATGCGCGAGAATCCGCACATCTCGGTGGTCGTCGGCTGCATGGGCGACTGGAACCTGCGTCTCCTGCGACGCCTGGATTCGGCGCTGGCCGTCGGGCTGGACTTCTCCTACTACCTCGACGCCCCGGTCGACGGGCTGGTGCGGCTGCCGCACCGGATCAACGCCTACGGGTACATGGACGATCACCCGCTGGGATACCGAAGGCTGCTCTCCCCACGGGAGTACCTGGAGGACCGGATGGACGTGCTGGTCGATCTGGTTCCCGGCGCCAGCGAGTTCTATGTCAGGAAGGAGTTCTTGCTCCAGGCGCTGGCGGACGGCGTGAACCCGATTCGATTCATTCACGAGCGAAAGCCCGGTGCGCTGGTAGACGTCTGGACGCTGTATGTGCACGAGCCGGACGTCGAGCGTGTGCTGTTCACTGCCCTGGAAGCCGGCACGGACCAGATCAGCAGCCCGGCCTCGGCACAGCTAGCGCAGGTGTACGAACAGGCCGCACGCTGA
- a CDS encoding ABC transporter ATP-binding protein: MRGISVRLETLAKHFGKVVAVKGLDLDVRAGEMVAFLGPSGCGKTTTLLMVAGIYRPTAGQIFFGERRVDHLHPRDRDIGMVFQSYALYPHLALFENIAFPLRLKGKPQAEVNQRVQQTAALLGIAQILDRRPAQVSGGQQQRAALARALVKEPQVLLLDEPLSNLDAQIRLQARGEIRRLQQRLGVTSILVTHDQAEALAMADRVAVFSMGELQQFATADELYYRPANAFVARFVGHPPMNLLEGRFENNHFAADGLHIPVPGRPPHGPGFLGIRPEDVTLDGEIPGRVVVIEPLGRETLVTLRLGDIDFKVLADPGARPQLGAEVRLGYDRDRVHLFDQAGKRIET; encoded by the coding sequence ATGAGGGGGATTAGCGTCCGCCTGGAGACTCTCGCGAAGCACTTTGGCAAGGTCGTCGCGGTGAAGGGGCTGGACCTCGACGTCCGCGCCGGCGAGATGGTGGCCTTCCTCGGGCCCTCAGGATGCGGGAAGACCACGACGCTGCTGATGGTCGCCGGGATTTACCGGCCGACGGCGGGCCAGATTTTTTTTGGAGAACGTCGCGTGGACCACCTGCACCCCCGCGATCGCGATATCGGAATGGTCTTCCAATCGTACGCGTTGTACCCTCACCTCGCGCTCTTCGAGAACATCGCCTTTCCATTGAGGCTCAAGGGGAAGCCGCAGGCTGAGGTCAATCAGAGGGTGCAGCAGACCGCTGCGTTGCTGGGAATCGCGCAGATCCTCGACCGGCGCCCGGCGCAGGTTTCAGGCGGCCAGCAACAGCGGGCGGCGCTGGCGCGCGCGCTGGTCAAGGAACCGCAGGTGCTGCTGTTGGACGAGCCGCTCTCCAACCTGGACGCGCAGATCCGGCTTCAGGCCCGCGGAGAGATCCGGCGCCTACAGCAGCGCCTGGGCGTGACCAGCATCCTGGTGACCCACGACCAGGCTGAGGCCCTGGCGATGGCCGACCGTGTCGCAGTGTTCTCGATGGGCGAACTGCAGCAGTTTGCTACGGCCGATGAGCTCTATTATCGCCCCGCCAACGCGTTTGTCGCGCGGTTCGTCGGCCACCCGCCGATGAACCTGCTCGAAGGCCGCTTCGAGAACAACCACTTCGCCGCGGATGGGCTGCATATTCCCGTGCCTGGCAGACCCCCCCATGGCCCGGGATTCCTGGGGATCCGCCCCGAGGACGTCACGCTCGACGGCGAGATCCCCGGCCGCGTGGTCGTGATCGAGCCGCTGGGGCGGGAGACGCTCGTGACGCTACGGCTTGGCGACATCGACTTCAAGGTGCTGGCCGATCCGGGCGCGCGGCCTCAACTCGGGGCCGAGGTGCGGCTCGGGTATGATCGGGACCGCGTGCACCTCTTCGACCAAGCCGGAAAGCGCATCGAGACATGA
- a CDS encoding multicopper oxidase domain-containing protein: MHIHRQRPGRWIIPALVVSGVVGFLSLPGTPLGAAQNGEGGFYDAAVPPAGSQHVRQVTVVARDAVQEIATGVKVPLWTFNGSVPAPIIHVRQGDEVHVIFENKTPLAHSIDFHAATTPWNVWYQPVLPGKSLAFNFVAKYPGVFMFHCGTPPAFMHISSGMYGAIIVDPTTPLPPAKEFALVESEFYVHQGANNTYQPDVQKVLDVKPDYVVFNGVADQYQGHPLVVKAGQRIRLYVLNAGPTLFSAFHVIGWVFDKVYVDGNPANALQGIQTYQIPPGGGATFELTITQPGLYPFVTHAFAFTGKGAVGVIKVVPAK, encoded by the coding sequence ATGCACATACATCGGCAGCGCCCGGGACGGTGGATTATCCCGGCGCTGGTCGTATCAGGGGTGGTGGGGTTCCTCTCGCTGCCCGGCACGCCGCTCGGGGCAGCGCAGAATGGAGAGGGCGGTTTCTACGACGCGGCGGTCCCGCCGGCGGGGAGCCAGCACGTCAGGCAGGTTACGGTCGTCGCCCGGGACGCAGTCCAGGAGATCGCAACCGGGGTCAAGGTCCCCCTATGGACGTTCAACGGGTCGGTGCCCGCCCCCATCATTCATGTGCGCCAGGGCGATGAGGTGCACGTGATCTTCGAGAATAAGACGCCGCTCGCACACTCGATCGACTTCCACGCGGCGACGACTCCGTGGAACGTTTGGTATCAGCCCGTGCTCCCCGGCAAGTCGCTGGCGTTCAATTTCGTTGCCAAGTACCCGGGGGTGTTCATGTTCCACTGCGGGACGCCGCCCGCGTTCATGCACATCAGCAGCGGGATGTACGGAGCGATCATCGTGGATCCGACGACACCGCTGCCGCCCGCCAAGGAGTTCGCGCTGGTGGAGAGCGAGTTCTACGTTCACCAGGGCGCCAACAACACGTATCAACCTGATGTCCAGAAGGTCCTCGATGTCAAGCCGGACTATGTGGTCTTCAACGGTGTGGCCGATCAGTACCAGGGACATCCGCTGGTCGTGAAGGCGGGCCAGCGGATCCGGTTGTACGTTCTGAACGCGGGGCCAACGTTGTTTTCCGCGTTTCACGTGATCGGCTGGGTCTTCGACAAAGTGTACGTCGACGGCAACCCAGCAAACGCGCTCCAGGGCATCCAGACCTATCAGATCCCGCCCGGCGGCGGCGCGACGTTTGAATTGACGATTACGCAACCAGGGCTGTACCCGTTTGTCACCCACGCCTTCGCCTTCACGGGGAAGGGTGCTGTGGGCGTCATCAAGGTCGTGCCGGCGAAGTAG